Proteins encoded in a region of the Bacillota bacterium genome:
- a CDS encoding pyruvate, phosphate dikinase — protein MRLLLGGKGANLAEMTNIGLPVPPGLTITTEACNEFYAAGQQFPAGLVEQLKEKMCVVEAKTGKKFGDPDNPLLVSVRSGAAISMPGMMDTILNLGLNDQTVQGLARAAQDERFAYDCYRRFIQMFADVVMGVEHYKFEQILSQCKEASGLKFDYQLPAIQLRKIVEEYKKLVKKATGQEFPQDPEEQLLMAVRAVFSSWNNDRAIYYRKINKISDDLGTAVNVQAMVFGNLGNDCGTGVAFTRNPSTGEPMIYGEFLINAQGEDVVAGIRTPQPITSLAEEMPAVYQQLVETARILEQHYRDMQDIEFTVEKNRLYMLQTRNGMRTASAAIRIAVDMVKEGLLSKEEAILRVEPGQLNQLLHRRIDPTARLNVIAKGLPASPGAASGQVVFDADEAEKRGQSGEKVILVRNETTPDDIHGIVMAQGVLTSRGGMTSHAAVVARGMGKPCICGCESIRIDYAAQLFRVNDLDIRAGDVISIDGGTGQVILGEVPMIDPELSPEFQQILQWADELSALKVRANADTPEDARKAREFGAQGIGLCRTEHMFMGQDRLPIVQDMILAETQAERQAALDKLLPFQRSDFYGILKAMEGLPVTIRLLDPPLHEFLPNSEELLMELTRLKMTGGDPLEIASKENLLRKVRALSEFNPMLGHRGCRLGITFPEIYAMQVRAIFLAVADLVEEGYHVIPEVEIPLVMHAKELAFLRQQTIRIAEEIKKERGVEFTYFVGTMIELPRACVVADEIAKEAEFFSFGTNDLTQTTFGFSRDDAEGKFIPKYIESKILPESPFVVLDREGVGKLMKIAVELGRQTKPGLSIGICGEHGGEPNSIEFCHQIGLDFVSCSPFRVPIARLAAAQAAIRFPRS, from the coding sequence ATGCGCTTACTGCTCGGGGGTAAAGGAGCCAACCTGGCGGAGATGACGAATATCGGTCTTCCAGTACCCCCAGGTTTAACGATCACGACCGAGGCCTGTAACGAGTTTTACGCGGCTGGACAACAGTTCCCAGCTGGCTTGGTCGAGCAACTCAAAGAAAAAATGTGTGTTGTGGAGGCAAAGACTGGCAAGAAATTTGGTGACCCCGATAACCCGCTGCTCGTCTCGGTTCGTTCTGGAGCAGCGATTTCTATGCCTGGCATGATGGACACAATTTTAAATCTTGGCCTGAATGACCAAACGGTGCAGGGCCTGGCCCGGGCGGCGCAGGACGAACGGTTTGCCTACGACTGTTACCGCCGTTTCATTCAGATGTTCGCTGATGTAGTCATGGGAGTAGAACACTACAAGTTTGAGCAGATCTTAAGCCAATGCAAAGAGGCAAGTGGTTTGAAGTTTGATTATCAACTCCCAGCTATTCAGCTGCGGAAGATCGTGGAAGAATATAAGAAGCTGGTCAAAAAAGCTACCGGACAGGAGTTTCCGCAGGACCCGGAGGAACAACTCTTGATGGCCGTTCGGGCGGTTTTTAGTTCCTGGAATAATGACCGGGCCATCTATTACCGGAAGATTAACAAGATCTCCGACGACCTGGGTACGGCTGTTAATGTGCAAGCAATGGTTTTTGGGAATCTGGGTAATGACTGTGGCACAGGGGTAGCCTTTACCCGGAATCCTTCTACCGGTGAACCAATGATATATGGCGAGTTTTTAATCAATGCCCAGGGTGAGGATGTTGTGGCCGGGATCCGGACACCCCAACCGATCACCAGTCTGGCGGAAGAAATGCCCGCGGTTTACCAGCAACTGGTTGAGACGGCCCGCATTTTAGAGCAGCACTACCGGGACATGCAGGACATTGAATTTACGGTGGAAAAAAACCGGCTATACATGTTACAGACCCGCAACGGTATGCGCACGGCCAGTGCGGCCATTCGGATCGCGGTGGATATGGTGAAAGAGGGCCTGCTCTCCAAAGAAGAGGCAATCCTGCGGGTTGAACCCGGCCAGCTTAATCAACTGCTACACCGGCGGATTGATCCGACCGCCCGGTTAAATGTGATCGCGAAGGGGCTCCCTGCTTCACCAGGGGCTGCTTCTGGTCAGGTGGTTTTCGACGCTGATGAGGCGGAGAAACGGGGCCAAAGCGGGGAAAAGGTCATCCTGGTGCGAAATGAGACCACGCCTGATGATATCCACGGGATTGTGATGGCCCAGGGGGTGCTGACCAGTCGCGGGGGAATGACCAGTCATGCCGCGGTGGTGGCCCGGGGCATGGGTAAACCTTGTATCTGCGGCTGTGAGTCGATTCGCATCGATTATGCTGCTCAGTTGTTCAGGGTCAATGACCTGGATATCCGGGCGGGGGATGTGATCTCCATTGACGGTGGTACCGGTCAGGTGATTTTGGGCGAGGTACCGATGATCGATCCCGAGTTGAGTCCCGAGTTTCAGCAGATCTTGCAGTGGGCTGACGAATTGAGCGCTTTAAAGGTAAGGGCGAACGCGGATACGCCGGAGGATGCACGGAAAGCCAGAGAATTCGGGGCCCAGGGGATTGGTTTGTGTCGAACGGAGCACATGTTTATGGGTCAAGACCGCTTACCAATTGTTCAAGACATGATCCTGGCGGAAACCCAGGCTGAGCGGCAGGCAGCGCTGGATAAGTTGTTGCCTTTCCAACGGAGTGATTTCTACGGGATTCTGAAGGCTATGGAGGGCTTGCCGGTAACAATTCGACTTTTAGATCCTCCGCTGCACGAGTTTTTACCGAATAGTGAAGAACTGCTGATGGAGCTGACCAGGCTCAAAATGACGGGTGGTGATCCCCTGGAGATTGCCAGCAAGGAAAACCTCCTCCGTAAGGTCCGTGCTTTGTCAGAGTTTAACCCGATGCTGGGACATCGGGGGTGCCGTTTAGGGATCACCTTTCCCGAGATCTACGCCATGCAGGTGCGGGCCATTTTCCTGGCCGTGGCTGATCTGGTGGAAGAGGGCTATCATGTTATTCCCGAGGTAGAGATCCCGTTAGTGATGCACGCGAAAGAATTGGCCTTCCTGCGGCAGCAGACGATAAGAATTGCTGAGGAGATTAAGAAAGAACGGGGGGTTGAATTTACCTACTTCGTGGGCACGATGATTGAACTTCCGCGGGCCTGCGTGGTGGCTGATGAGATCGCCAAAGAGGCAGAATTTTTCTCCTTTGGCACGAATGATTTGACCCAGACCACCTTTGGCTTTAGCCGGGACGATGCCGAAGGGAAATTTATTCCCAAGTACATTGAAAGTAAAATCCTGCCGGAAAGTCCCTTCGTGGTCCTGGACCGCGAAGGAGTTGGCAAACTGATGAAAATTGCGGTAGAACTGGGCCGCCAGACTAAACCGGGCTTGAGCATTGGGATTTGTGGTGAACACGGCGGTGAACCTAATTCAATTGAGTTTTGCCATCAGATTGGTTTGGATTTCGTGAGTTGTTCACCATTCCGGGTGCCGATTGCCCGATTAGCGGCCGCCCAGGCAGCGATCCGCTTCCCGCGGAGTTGA
- a CDS encoding kinase/pyrophosphorylase, with protein sequence MAAEVPVIYIISDSIGDTAEVVARAAASQFDSGKFEIRRVPYVSDEKHLEEIIAEVQGCNCAIIYTVVVPELKQALEKLVKERNIPAVDILGPAIDAIGKISQLPPKLKPGLLRQLDEMYFHRVEAIEFAVRYDDGKDPRGLALADIVLIGVSRTSKTPLSMYLANKRLKVANVPLVPEVAPPEELFKLPPNKIIGLTIKPQLLNEIRQERLKTLGLTSSANYASLERIEQELDYAAKLMKRLGCPVIDVTNKAVEETAAKILEIYYKGERYGG encoded by the coding sequence ATGGCCGCAGAGGTGCCAGTTATTTACATCATCTCCGATTCGATTGGAGATACCGCTGAGGTGGTGGCCCGCGCCGCTGCCAGTCAGTTTGATTCGGGTAAGTTTGAAATTCGACGGGTTCCTTACGTGAGTGATGAGAAACACTTAGAAGAAATCATTGCGGAGGTGCAAGGGTGTAACTGTGCGATCATTTATACGGTGGTGGTGCCGGAACTGAAACAAGCACTGGAAAAGCTAGTCAAAGAAAGGAATATTCCGGCAGTAGACATTTTGGGGCCAGCCATTGACGCGATCGGGAAAATCAGTCAGTTGCCGCCGAAGCTGAAACCGGGTTTATTACGCCAACTGGATGAAATGTATTTCCACCGGGTGGAAGCGATCGAATTTGCTGTTCGCTACGATGACGGTAAGGACCCCCGTGGTCTGGCGCTGGCAGACATAGTTTTAATTGGGGTTTCGCGGACATCCAAGACTCCGTTGTCGATGTATCTGGCGAATAAGCGCTTGAAAGTGGCCAATGTGCCCCTGGTGCCAGAGGTAGCTCCACCCGAAGAATTATTCAAATTACCCCCGAACAAGATCATTGGCCTGACCATAAAGCCCCAATTGCTTAATGAAATTCGCCAGGAGCGCTTGAAGACGCTGGGGCTGACTTCTAGTGCTAACTATGCCAGCTTAGAAAGGATTGAACAGGAGTTAGACTACGCGGCTAAATTAATGAAGCGGCTGGGCTGTCCAGTGATTGACGTAACTAATAAAGCCGTAGAAGAAACAGCGGCGAAGATATTAGAAATCTATTACAAGGGGGAAAGGTACGGTGGGTAA
- a CDS encoding helix-turn-helix transcriptional regulator: protein MELTERQEKIIEIVKNNAPITGEQIADRLRVTRAALRPDLTVLTMSGILEARPRVGYFYNERTINSLVGERLSQIRVKDVKSRPVVVREDDTIYDAIVTLFLEDVGSLFVVGEEGFLEGVVSRKDLLKNTLGQVDIHRIPIGVVMTRMPNIITVTPDDTVFTAAKKLIDHEIDSMPVVRTYIDSNGKERLEIVGRLTKTNITRLFVELVGQG from the coding sequence ATCGAACTTACCGAACGACAGGAGAAGATCATCGAGATCGTCAAAAACAATGCGCCGATTACTGGGGAGCAAATTGCTGACCGTTTGCGAGTGACGCGGGCGGCTCTGCGCCCCGATTTGACCGTCCTGACCATGTCCGGGATTCTGGAGGCCCGGCCCCGAGTAGGCTATTTCTATAACGAGCGGACGATCAACTCCCTGGTAGGGGAGCGCCTGTCGCAGATTCGGGTGAAGGATGTCAAGTCTCGCCCGGTGGTGGTGCGCGAGGATGACACCATTTACGATGCCATCGTTACTCTCTTTTTGGAGGACGTTGGCAGCTTGTTTGTAGTGGGGGAAGAGGGCTTCTTAGAAGGGGTGGTTTCCCGTAAGGACCTGTTAAAAAACACCCTGGGTCAGGTGGATATTCACCGCATCCCAATTGGCGTAGTCATGACCCGCATGCCAAATATCATAACAGTTACGCCAGATGATACCGTCTTTACGGCGGCCAAGAAGCTGATCGACCACGAGATCGACAGCATGCCGGTAGTACGCACTTACATTGACAGCAACGGTAAGGAAAGACTAGAAATAGTTGGCCGGCTTACCAAAACCAATATTACCCGGCTATTCGTAGAATTGGTCGGACAGGGCTAG
- a CDS encoding glycine--tRNA ligase subunit beta gives MSKDLLMEIGTEEIPAKFMEPALAQLKSLAERALIEERLSAGEVMTYGTPRRLALYIKELAERQGDLVEEVKGPAKRVAFDEQGQPTKAAQGFARSQGVAVEDLVVKDTGAGEYVFATKRATGSPTEEVLPRLLPALITGLSFPKPMRWGYGELRFARPIRWLVALWGTEVIPFDLEGIKTGRETYGHRFLSQGPLTLKEPVEYLTKLEKAYVIVDQRRRKEMIWAQIQQLAAQHGGWVEPDEELLEEVTHLLEYPTALCGGFSEDYLVLPREVLITTMREHQRYFPVLDSQGNLLPKFITVRNGTADHLSVVQTGNEKVLRARLADAWFFYEEDLKTPLATNVEKLQKIVFQESLGTVYEKVERIRVLVRYLGQKLGLSDEQLADADRAAYLTKADLVTNMVYEFPELQGIMGADYARQNGEKPNVAQAIFEHYLPRHAGDILPASVIGSLVSIADKIDTIVGCFAVGIQPTGSQDPYALRRQALGICHVILNQKLKLSLSDLINTAYSLYENKIKAKLTREDVLREVQEFLRQRIRNILMDRGVTYDVADAVLAAGYDDVVWAELRSQGIQVFRSQPNFAALLTAFTRANNLAKNAVTSEVNVNIFAHKVEQALYDVLVAIQEKVQADLEQERIIPALEKIASLQPVIAEFFEGVMVMVEDEQVRNNRLALLKRISDFMGQIADFSKIVT, from the coding sequence ATGAGCAAGGACTTGCTAATGGAAATCGGCACGGAAGAAATACCAGCCAAGTTTATGGAACCGGCGCTAGCCCAGCTCAAGAGCCTGGCTGAGCGAGCCTTGATAGAAGAAAGGTTGTCAGCCGGAGAAGTGATGACTTATGGGACGCCGCGCCGTTTAGCTCTGTATATAAAAGAACTGGCCGAACGCCAGGGTGATCTCGTCGAGGAAGTCAAAGGACCAGCTAAAAGAGTCGCGTTCGATGAGCAGGGACAGCCGACCAAGGCCGCCCAAGGATTTGCCCGCAGCCAGGGCGTGGCTGTCGAAGATTTGGTCGTCAAAGACACTGGCGCTGGGGAGTACGTATTTGCTACCAAACGAGCCACTGGCAGTCCAACGGAGGAAGTTTTACCGCGCCTGTTGCCAGCGCTTATCACCGGCTTGAGTTTCCCCAAACCAATGCGTTGGGGATATGGGGAACTGCGGTTTGCCCGGCCGATTCGCTGGCTGGTTGCCCTCTGGGGAACAGAAGTGATTCCCTTTGACCTGGAAGGGATAAAAACCGGTCGGGAAACGTATGGGCACCGTTTTTTAAGCCAGGGCCCTCTCACCCTGAAAGAACCGGTTGAATACCTGACCAAGCTAGAAAAAGCCTACGTTATTGTTGACCAGCGCCGGCGCAAAGAAATGATCTGGGCCCAGATCCAGCAACTGGCTGCCCAACATGGGGGGTGGGTCGAACCCGACGAGGAACTGCTGGAGGAGGTCACCCATCTCCTCGAATATCCCACGGCCCTGTGTGGCGGGTTTAGCGAAGACTATTTGGTCCTACCCCGGGAAGTTCTGATTACCACGATGCGGGAACACCAGCGCTATTTCCCCGTTTTAGACAGCCAGGGAAACCTGCTTCCCAAGTTTATTACCGTGCGTAACGGGACGGCCGACCACTTGAGTGTGGTCCAGACTGGAAACGAAAAAGTGCTGCGGGCGCGCCTGGCTGACGCCTGGTTCTTCTATGAGGAGGATTTAAAAACACCGCTGGCCACGAACGTGGAAAAATTGCAGAAGATCGTCTTTCAAGAAAGCCTGGGGACGGTCTACGAGAAGGTTGAGCGAATTCGCGTTCTGGTCCGCTATCTGGGACAAAAACTCGGGTTGTCGGATGAGCAGTTAGCAGACGCAGACCGGGCGGCTTACCTAACCAAGGCTGACTTGGTGACCAATATGGTTTATGAGTTCCCCGAACTCCAGGGAATCATGGGAGCCGACTACGCCAGACAGAATGGCGAAAAACCGAATGTAGCCCAGGCCATTTTTGAACACTATCTACCCCGACACGCGGGCGACATCTTGCCAGCGAGCGTAATTGGTTCACTGGTGAGTATTGCTGATAAAATTGACACGATCGTGGGCTGCTTTGCCGTTGGAATCCAGCCTACCGGTTCTCAGGACCCTTACGCTTTACGCCGGCAGGCCTTGGGCATATGTCACGTTATTCTCAACCAAAAGCTGAAGCTCTCGTTAAGTGATTTGATCAACACAGCCTACAGCCTGTATGAAAATAAGATTAAGGCTAAGCTAACGCGCGAAGATGTCTTGCGTGAAGTTCAGGAGTTCTTACGCCAGCGGATCCGCAATATCTTGATGGACCGCGGGGTGACATATGATGTAGCTGATGCCGTTCTGGCCGCCGGTTATGATGATGTGGTCTGGGCTGAATTAAGAAGTCAGGGCATCCAGGTCTTCCGCAGTCAGCCGAACTTTGCCGCACTTTTAACGGCCTTTACTCGGGCGAACAATCTGGCGAAAAATGCCGTGACTTCAGAAGTTAACGTTAATATCTTTGCGCACAAGGTGGAACAAGCCCTTTATGACGTCCTGGTGGCTATCCAGGAAAAGGTTCAGGCTGATCTGGAGCAAGAGCGGATTATACCCGCTCTGGAGAAGATTGCCAGCCTCCAACCAGTGATCGCGGAATTTTTCGAGGGAGTCATGGTCATGGTTGAGGATGAGCAGGTCAGAAACAACCGTCTGGCTCTGTTAAAAAGAATCTCAGACTTTATGGGACAAATCGCTGATTTTTCCAAAATTGTCACCTAG
- the glyQ gene encoding glycine--tRNA ligase subunit alpha — MTFQELIMQLNQFWGEQKCIIQQPYDIEKGAGTMNPATFLRALGPEPWNVAYVEPSRRPTDGRYGENPNRLQHYYQYQVILKPSPDNVLEVYLDSLRRLGIDPLEHDIRFVEDNWESPTLGAWGLGWEVWLDGMEITQFTYFQQCGGIDCRPVCAEITYGLERLAMYIQKKDSVFDVEWVEGITYGDVHHQSEVDYSHYNFEVADTAALFTLFDMYEKEALRVINHGLVQPAYDYVLKCSHTFNLLDARGAISVTERTSYIGRVRNLARVCAQAYIDQRERLGYPLLKKTSGK, encoded by the coding sequence ATGACATTCCAGGAACTGATTATGCAACTTAATCAATTTTGGGGTGAACAAAAATGTATCATTCAACAACCCTATGACATTGAAAAAGGGGCCGGGACCATGAATCCCGCCACGTTTTTGCGGGCTCTGGGACCAGAACCGTGGAACGTTGCGTATGTTGAGCCGTCCCGTCGCCCGACCGACGGGCGATACGGCGAAAATCCCAACCGCCTGCAGCACTATTATCAGTACCAGGTTATCCTGAAGCCTTCACCTGACAATGTACTGGAAGTGTATCTCGACAGCTTGCGTCGGTTGGGAATCGATCCTTTAGAACACGATATCCGCTTCGTCGAAGACAACTGGGAGTCGCCAACCCTGGGGGCCTGGGGACTGGGCTGGGAGGTCTGGCTTGATGGGATGGAAATTACCCAGTTTACCTATTTCCAGCAGTGCGGCGGGATTGACTGCCGCCCGGTCTGTGCAGAGATTACCTATGGTCTGGAGCGCCTGGCCATGTACATCCAAAAAAAGGACAGCGTGTTTGATGTGGAGTGGGTAGAGGGAATCACCTACGGGGACGTTCACCATCAGAGTGAAGTTGATTACTCCCACTATAATTTTGAAGTCGCCGACACCGCCGCTTTGTTTACCCTTTTTGATATGTATGAAAAAGAGGCGTTGCGAGTGATCAATCACGGGCTGGTTCAACCAGCTTATGATTATGTGCTGAAGTGTTCGCATACCTTCAACCTTCTGGATGCCCGTGGCGCCATCAGTGTTACGGAGCGCACCAGTTATATTGGACGGGTGCGTAATTTGGCTCGTGTCTGCGCCCAGGCTTATATTGATCAGCGCGAACGCCTGGGTTACCCGCTGCTGAAGAAGACCAGCGGAAAATAA
- a CDS encoding DUF4342 domain-containing protein: protein MTLEKIDVLRQRFDVGYAEAKEVLEAANGDLIQALVMLEEKKENEPGWDDQLQQKGEELVAQLKTLLHKGNTTKLKLKKDDQTLAEIPVNVGVLGLVGAMASAPLAILGAIGTIAAVVNKCTLEVERPEETEEKRDPDQG, encoded by the coding sequence ATTACCCTGGAGAAAATAGACGTGCTCAGGCAGAGGTTCGACGTGGGTTATGCCGAAGCCAAAGAGGTTCTGGAAGCGGCTAATGGCGACCTGATCCAGGCGCTGGTAATGTTAGAGGAAAAAAAAGAAAATGAACCGGGCTGGGATGACCAGCTCCAGCAGAAAGGCGAAGAATTAGTTGCTCAATTGAAAACACTTTTACATAAGGGTAACACCACGAAGCTAAAATTGAAAAAAGACGACCAGACACTGGCGGAAATTCCGGTTAACGTTGGTGTCCTGGGTTTAGTTGGTGCAATGGCCAGTGCTCCCCTGGCGATCCTGGGAGCGATTGGGACAATTGCGGCCGTGGTCAATAAGTGTACCCTGGAAGTCGAACGGCCAGAGGAAACGGAAGAAAAGCGTGACCCTGATCAAGGTTGA
- the recO gene encoding DNA repair protein RecO produces the protein MNRGLYRTEAIVLRARDYGEADLLLTLFSRGLGRLQAIAKGVRKPQSKLRAGVQPLMYAHFQLYAGRSTLYTVTQSESLEAFRLLREDLERLTHAVYLCELLDKMLPEQEAHADVFDLTLTIMYLMEQADPTILTHFFELRLASLLGYQPRLECCVSCEGPLLAPLRFSAARGGVLCRNCLSYDGEAKSVTPGTVALMNQWLKVDPRILERIKVLEYSRGEISDLLPYYLEYYLEKRLQTLTVINNLKQELNT, from the coding sequence ATGAACAGAGGGCTTTATCGGACTGAAGCCATTGTGTTGCGGGCCCGAGACTATGGTGAGGCTGACCTGTTATTAACGTTGTTTTCCCGCGGCCTAGGTCGGCTTCAGGCAATTGCCAAGGGAGTGCGGAAGCCGCAGAGTAAGCTGCGGGCCGGGGTACAGCCGCTGATGTATGCCCACTTTCAGCTGTATGCGGGCCGGAGTACCCTGTATACGGTAACCCAAAGCGAATCCCTGGAGGCTTTTCGGCTCTTGCGGGAAGACCTGGAACGTCTGACTCATGCCGTATATCTGTGTGAGCTTTTAGATAAGATGCTCCCCGAGCAAGAAGCGCATGCGGATGTGTTTGACCTGACCCTGACCATTATGTATCTTATGGAGCAAGCTGACCCGACAATTTTGACTCATTTTTTTGAATTACGCTTGGCCAGTTTATTAGGCTACCAACCCCGTTTGGAGTGCTGTGTTTCTTGTGAGGGACCTTTGCTTGCTCCTTTAAGATTTAGTGCGGCCCGGGGTGGAGTCCTTTGTCGCAATTGTCTAAGTTACGATGGTGAAGCCAAATCGGTGACGCCAGGAACGGTTGCCCTGATGAATCAGTGGTTGAAAGTGGACCCACGGATACTTGAACGAATTAAGGTTTTGGAGTACAGCCGCGGCGAAATCAGCGACCTGTTGCCCTATTATCTCGAATACTATCTGGAAAAAAGACTGCAGACCTTAACCGTAATTAACAACCTGAAACAAGAATTAAATACCTGA
- the deoC gene encoding deoxyribose-phosphate aldolase, with product MDLAKLIDHTLLKPDATEAAVTSLCWEAQEYGFGAVCVNPTWVSLAARLLRPTSVKVCTVIGFPLGATTTPAKVGEAIEALACGATELDMVINLGKLKSGHYDFVCRDIEAVVGVARECSPPIVVKVILETALLTRAEKVTACQLVKDAGADFVKTSTGFGPGGATVDDVKLLRSIVGPAFGVKASGGIRTLQHALAMVEAGANRLGTSAGVAIMAEVRRCGVDDEQRALSD from the coding sequence ATGGACCTGGCGAAATTGATTGATCATACCCTGCTCAAGCCGGATGCCACGGAAGCTGCTGTGACTTCCTTATGCTGGGAAGCCCAGGAGTACGGATTTGGCGCAGTGTGTGTTAATCCCACCTGGGTATCTTTAGCTGCTCGCTTGTTGCGTCCAACCTCGGTAAAGGTTTGTACCGTAATTGGTTTTCCCCTGGGAGCAACCACCACGCCAGCCAAAGTCGGAGAAGCGATCGAGGCGCTTGCTTGCGGGGCAACGGAACTGGATATGGTAATAAATTTGGGGAAATTGAAAAGCGGACACTACGATTTTGTTTGCCGGGATATTGAAGCGGTAGTTGGCGTGGCGCGAGAATGCTCGCCACCGATCGTGGTCAAGGTGATTTTGGAAACCGCGCTTTTGACCCGGGCGGAGAAGGTAACCGCTTGTCAGTTGGTTAAAGATGCGGGGGCAGATTTCGTTAAAACCTCAACGGGGTTTGGACCCGGTGGGGCGACGGTGGACGACGTCAAACTTTTGCGGAGCATTGTGGGGCCGGCCTTTGGGGTTAAAGCTTCGGGAGGAATTCGTACCCTCCAGCATGCCCTGGCCATGGTGGAGGCTGGAGCCAACCGCCTGGGGACCAGTGCTGGAGTGGCGATCATGGCGGAAGTTCGCCGGTGTGGGGTGGATGATGAACAGAGGGCTTTATCGGACTGA
- the era gene encoding GTPase Era, with the protein MSGRSGFVSIIGRPNVGKSTLLNHLVGHKIAIISDKPQTTRNRIQGVYTTSRGQAIFIDTPGIHKPKHKLGEYMVKVAQRCLKEVDLILYVVDASSRFGPGEQYILDNLQGIKTPVFLVVNKIDLISKKDLMVYIADYQQRREFAEVIPVSALTGENLGRLEELVFQYLPEGPQFYPADVVTDQPEKFVMAELIREKVLLLTREEVPHSIAVDIEEIKPRNDNLIYVRAIIYTERESQKGILIGRNGKMLKDIGQLSRQDIENLLGTQVFLELWVKVKKDWRNREAYLRAFGFNRE; encoded by the coding sequence GTGAGCGGCCGCTCAGGATTTGTTTCCATCATCGGCCGGCCGAATGTGGGCAAGTCAACACTCCTCAACCACCTGGTCGGTCATAAAATCGCGATTATTTCGGATAAACCGCAGACTACACGCAACCGGATCCAGGGGGTGTACACCACCAGTCGAGGTCAGGCCATTTTTATCGATACCCCGGGTATCCATAAGCCGAAGCATAAACTGGGCGAATATATGGTTAAGGTGGCACAGCGCTGTCTCAAGGAGGTTGACCTTATTTTGTACGTGGTTGACGCCTCCTCTCGCTTTGGCCCCGGCGAGCAATACATACTGGACAATCTCCAGGGAATCAAAACACCGGTCTTCCTGGTGGTTAACAAGATTGATCTGATCAGCAAAAAGGACTTGATGGTTTACATCGCCGATTATCAGCAGCGCCGCGAGTTTGCCGAAGTTATTCCTGTCTCGGCGCTGACGGGAGAAAATCTAGGTCGTCTTGAAGAACTTGTTTTCCAGTACCTGCCTGAAGGGCCGCAGTTCTATCCGGCGGACGTGGTGACTGACCAACCCGAAAAATTTGTGATGGCGGAGCTAATCCGGGAAAAGGTTTTGCTGCTCACCCGGGAAGAAGTGCCGCATTCTATCGCCGTGGACATTGAGGAGATCAAACCGCGCAACGATAACCTGATTTATGTTCGGGCGATCATCTACACCGAAAGGGAGTCACAAAAGGGGATCTTGATCGGTCGTAATGGTAAGATGCTGAAAGATATCGGCCAACTTAGCCGGCAGGATATAGAAAATCTCTTGGGTACCCAGGTTTTCCTGGAGCTCTGGGTCAAGGTGAAAAAGGACTGGCGTAACCGGGAAGCCTACCTGCGGGCCTTTGGCTTTAACCGTGAATAA
- a CDS encoding cytidine deaminase yields the protein MEYSELVNLARQARDFAYAPYSKFRVGAALLAVDGRVFLGCNVENVSFGLTICAERTAIVKAVSEGSRQFCSLAVIGDTSSYCRPCGACRQFIAEFGSEIVVIMANDQGEFEVSPISVLLPASFSLSVSVGEGKR from the coding sequence ATGGAATATAGCGAACTAGTAAATCTAGCCCGTCAGGCGCGTGACTTTGCCTATGCTCCTTACTCCAAATTCAGGGTTGGCGCAGCCCTTCTGGCCGTAGATGGCCGGGTCTTCCTGGGGTGCAACGTGGAAAACGTATCTTTCGGCCTCACTATTTGCGCCGAACGGACAGCTATTGTGAAGGCGGTGTCGGAGGGATCGAGACAATTTTGCAGTCTGGCGGTTATCGGGGATACTTCGTCTTACTGTCGTCCATGCGGGGCATGCCGGCAGTTTATCGCTGAGTTCGGTTCCGAGATTGTGGTGATCATGGCCAATGACCAGGGTGAATTTGAAGTAAGCCCGATTAGTGTATTGCTGCCAGCTAGCTTTTCATTATCAGTATCAGTCGGGGAGGGAAAAAGGTGA
- a CDS encoding diacylglycerol kinase family protein produces MEVRRLLQSFRYAIEGVGYALRTQRNMRIHSAVAVVVVGLGYCLRLTRTEWVAIIFAVALVLVMEMVNTAIEKTIDLVTSKHHPLAKIAKNVAAGAVLVAAANAVVIGLLVFSPYLNEVRR; encoded by the coding sequence GTGGAGGTGCGGCGGCTTCTCCAAAGTTTTCGCTACGCGATTGAGGGAGTGGGTTACGCTCTGCGAACCCAGCGCAATATGCGTATTCATTCTGCCGTGGCGGTGGTAGTAGTTGGCCTGGGTTATTGTCTCCGTCTCACGCGGACGGAGTGGGTGGCCATTATTTTTGCCGTCGCATTGGTGTTGGTGATGGAGATGGTCAATACCGCCATTGAGAAGACCATCGACCTGGTTACTTCAAAGCATCACCCTCTGGCAAAAATTGCCAAGAACGTGGCGGCGGGGGCCGTCCTGGTGGCGGCGGCCAACGCTGTCGTGATTGGTCTCCTGGTTTTTAGCCCTTATTTGAATGAGGTTAGACGATAG